AACGGTGCGGGAAAGGCCGCGTTCGACTCGTTCAAGATTCGTGCGGACGAGATCACCGATGCCTTGAACGGTTCGCTGAGCTCGATCCTGGGCGGTCAGGCGGGCATGGACGAGGCCTTCGGCAGCGGTGACGTGGAGCAGGAGGACAACGCCAACAAGAACATGGGCGCCGCCAACTTCGACGCCGCCCGGTTCGGCGCACGCTAACGCAACGAGGGGGACTCTTCGGGATGGGACAGAACCAGGACCGCCGCTCCTACGACACCGGCGCCTCCACCGACGTGCAGGGAAGCTTGCAGACCGTGATCGGGAACCTGGAGCGGGTGCTCGGTGACCGTGACCGGGCGGTGAAGGCCGCGATGGCCGACTACCAGGCCGACGGCGTGTCGGACGAGTACCACGGCAAGGAAGTCCGCTGGAACCGCGCAGCCAACGAGGTCCGCAACATCATCCGGTTGGTGCGCACCACGCTGGAGCAGAACGACAGCACCGCGCAGACCACGTTGGCCAGGGCCCGTGCGGCGGTCGACAGCATCGGCTGACCGGCACTGCGGTAGCGGCAAGGTCTGGGTTGCAACAGGGGGATCGGCATGCCTGCGTGGGACATCTCGTCGTCCGGTGTCGAGTTCGTGACGTCGCTCGTGAAGGACGCGATGGACGATGTGGCCGAGGACGTCAAGTCGTACGGGACGAACGTGGAGAGCGCGGCGGCGTCGGCCGGCACGATCAGCGGCGCGGACGGCGGAGCCGGGCCGACCGGTGCGATCGGGGCAGCGCTGGCGCTGTTCGTGGAGAGGACCGCGGCGGACGTGACGTTCCTCGGGGCGCGGGCGGCCAAGTCGGTGAACGGAGCCCGTGAGGCCACCGCGTACTACGTCCTCGGGGATCTGGACATGGCCGCCACCAGTCAGCACAAGGCCCTTGCCGCCCCGAAGGTCGATCTGCCGGGTGCCGGTGGCAAGCAGGGCGGTGGCAGGTGATCGAGCCGTCCGGCATCTCGCAGTTCACCGGCGATCTGGACCAGTTGGAGAAGGACGTCTCCGGGCTGCGCAGCGACGCCATCGGGATCCGTAACGGCGGCAAGGACGTGCACTCCCGCTTCCAGTCTCTGGAGGCCTTCTACACGGCGCCGGAAGCGGACGACCTGTTCGCCACGACGCGGCCGGTGATGGACAAGGCCGACTCCTTCGCCGCGAAGCTGGAGACGGTCGCCGACGCGCTGGACACGTTCTCCGTGGAGGCGCGCCCGCTCGCCCAGCGCCTGGCCCGGTTGAAGTCGGATGCGATCACGTTCGTCGACGGCGTCCAGGGCGACGACGAGTGGACATACGACGAGGGCAAGATCCAGCGCCATCAGGAGCTCATGGACGGCGTGGCCGCCGCGGAGAGCGCATTCCGTGAGGCCGAGCGCAGGGCCGCCACCAAGATCTCGGCGATCGTGGGCGGGCCCGAGTTCGTGGTCGACGACGGCAGTCACACGTCGAACAGCGAGACCGTGATGTACGGCTACGACGCCGACACACTCAAACAGGCCAAGGAACTGCCCTGGGGAACACCGGAAAGCGAGTCCCACCACGCGTGGGAAGTCGGCTACTGGGCCAAGAGCTTCTTCTGGGACGGCCTGGTCATCGACAACATCGTGGGCGGCATCAAGGGACTGGGCACCCTGGTCGGCTGGAACGGCTCGGATGCGGCCGGGGACGCCTGGAGCCACCTCGGCGACATCGTCAGCGGCATCGGCCAATACACCATCACCCCGTACGACGCGTTCATGGACTGGGCGATCGGCCCGGACGAGGAGAGCGCCACCGAGATCCGGCAGAAGCAGGCCGCCAAGGACTTCGGCAAGTCCCTGGTCGCCTGGGACATGTGGGGCGAGAACCCCGCCCGCGCCTCCGCGACCGTCGTCTTCAACGTCCTCACACTCGGCGCCGGCCCGCTGGCCGCCGCCTCCAAGGGCGGCAAGGCCGGCGCGGGAGCGAAGACCGCTGCCACCGCGGCCAAGATCGGCGAGTACATCGATCCGGTCACGGCAGGTCTCAAAGTGTCCGGGAAGGCCGTCAGCGCTCTTCCCAAGATCTCGGACGTGACGGCGAACATTCGAACCGGCATCACCGCCGCAGGTGACTCACAACGCCTCAACAGCGTGCTGGAACTCGACGACGGCTCCAAAGTCATCGTCGAGGACGGACAGTTCATCCCCGTCGACAAGCACGGCAACGTCATCAGTGACACACCACGCCAGGAAGCGTCGGCGGGTGCGCGCACCACACCGGAGCGGACTCCGGCGAGGGAGCACGAGCTCGCCGGTGTCGGCGCGAGCTCCCGGACGCCCGGGGCCACCGCTCACGCGGGGGACACCCTCCCGCACCCGGCCGGTCATGCGACATCCTCGAGCGGCAGCAGCGGGGACACTGCCCACAGGACAGGCGAAGCACCCGGCAGAGTCGGAGCCGCACACGCCGTCGGCACTGAGACGCCCAGGTCCGGTGCCGGGCCGAACACCAACGGCCATGGCGGCACGGACTCTGGCGCCCACGGAGGTAGCCGCCTGCATGACCTCGGTCGGACCGGTGACGACGCCATGGGCGACACGGGCCACGTTGGCGACGAGGCCGTCCCGCCCGCGAACCACGCCGACGAGGGTACCGGGAGCAGTGGCGGAGAGCGGGAACTGACCGCCGCAGAGCGGAAGCAGATCCAGGACGAGCACATCCGGAAGGCCAACGACCCCGACAAGACCTGGTTCAAGAAGTACTACGACAAGCGTGGCCACCGCTCGGACAAGTCAGCGACGGAGAACGGCGTCGAGCTGCCCATCCTGGCCAAGGACTCCAATGACAACTGGATCTCCAAGTACGACCTGCCGAGCGGACCTTCCGAGGTCAGGTTCGGTCGGACGCCCTTCCGGCCAGACACTGTCGATCCCGCGCATCTCGAGCACCTCAACGATGTGGCGAAGAACCGCAAAGTTGGCGCAGCCCTCACCAACGCGGAAAGGGCATTCGAGAAAAACCCGTCCACCTCGACGAAGGACGTCCTCGAAACCGCGCAGCGCGCCTACCACCAGCAGCTCGGTGATGTGCCCAACAACAGCAAAATGGGCGAGCGACTCGGCGAAGACGCGGCCCGGTATCACGTCGTACCCGAGGGGTTCCCTGAACCCGAGTGGGTCCCGCTTCCGAAGACGCCCAACGGCGCCGACATGTTCGACCAGCTGTACAAGCTCGGCGACGGGAACTACCTCATCGTCGAGGCGAAAGCTCCAAAGGGCGATCTCGAATGGCGCAAGGGTGCTGGCGCGGCCAAGGGCATAATGGTCAAACAGGGCACCAAGGAGTACGTCCAGACGATCATCGCCCAGATGCAGAGTCGCGCCGGACGTTCTCCGACGGACGGTCGGATCGCACTGGAACTCCTCAAGGCGATGAAGGCCAAGAAACTACAGTACGTCCTGGTGAAGGCCAATGAGAACACGGGATCGTACGCTGGTGCCGTGTTGGAACACTTCAAGATCACCTAGAGGAGAGGGCAAGTGGTCACGAGCATCCCCCGCCACGACTACCCCACGGACAGCGCGGCAGAGGGCCTGGCGGTGCTCAAGGAGACCGCGAGCTGGGTACTCGGAGAGCTTGAAGAGCCGGACGACATCGGACGGGCTCAGGCCCTCGATACGAGCCTGACCCTGGCGCAGTCACACTGCGCCGTGGACCCCACCGCAACAAAGTTCGATACCTGGGAGGCGTGGGTCACGGCCATGCAGGTCGGCTCCGCCCTGTTCGCCTCGGCCACCGCAGCCGAGGGTCCCGTGCCGTGCCGTATCGAGGTAGGCGGCGAGGTGAGGGATCTCCCTGCGACCGGGCCTCAGCCCTACCTGCACGCAGGAGCCTGGATCACTTCGTTCTATCTGGCCGCGATCTGCCGGGAGAATCAACGCGCGGAGGAGTTGGCGCGGGTACCTGTCTCGTTTCTCCGCGAGTCGGGCGCTGTGTTCGACGAGTACGTCTATGCGTGGGTGGAGACCCTGCAGAGCTTCTGGTTCGGCCGCGAGGACACGTGGGACAAGCTGGTCACCGCGGTGAACGGCACCGACCCCGAGGTCGCGCGGGTCGCCGACAAGGAGCTAATGCTGAAGATCCTGTATCCGCCGCTCGAGCTCTTCCACCGCTACCTGCGCCGGGACGCCGCACAGTTCAACGCGGCCATGGTCGACGCTCTCACCTGGCACAAGGAGTACTGGTCCGGTAATGAGTCACGCGCCATGAGCAGCGACGGCCTGGTCGCCCTCGGCCCACTCGCCATCGCCTGCATGGCCCGCGACGCCGACATGCCCATCGAGGTCGAATCCGAGTACCTGCCCAAGGAGCTTCTGGAATTCGGCTGGGCCGGCGAGGTCGACACCTGAGCGCAAGCTGGGCTTCATCGTGACAAAAGGCATTCCCTACAAGGCAGGTGACAGGTAGCTGTGGCTGCCCAGGATTACGACAGTCAACTGCTGGAGTCGGTGTCGGTACGGCGCCGTCGGTTGCGGGATGCCCTGGTGTTCGGCGCCCAGCGGCAGCGGCGGTCGCTGGACGAGCGGTTGGGGAAGGTGTTCGCCGGGGTGGTGATCGCGGCCGTTCTGTGTGCCGGATGCGTGGGCTGGTCGTTCGTATCGAGGGCGGCAAGCTCAAGGGCCTGGACACGTACCTCTCGTACCGACTGGGTCTTCGCACCTTCTCCGCCGACGAATCACGCACCGTACTGGACAGCACGGACGCCTTCCACCTGCCGCCGCTGCCGGGCTTCGGCTACCTGAAGGTCGACACCTCGACGTACGAGCGCTTCAAGGCAGGGTACGTCTCCGGCGCCTACCGCGGTCCCACACTCCGCAAGGAAGACAAGGACAGCGAACCACTCGCCTGGCCCTACCCGACGTTCAACACACTCGACGCGCCACAGACGGACGCACCAGAGGAACCCGCCGCCACCAAACGGGAGACCGGGCCCACCGTCATGTCCGTGATGGTCGGCCAACTCGCCACCGCCGCCCCTCCCGTGCGCCGCATCTGGCTACCGCCCCTGCCGAACACCGTCACCCTCGACACCGCCGCCGGGCCTCTCCAGGCCGACACCAAAGGCCTCCGTCTCACCCGCCGCGACGCCCCGATGCGCATCCCCCTGGGCATCCTGGACGACCCGGCAAAACAGTGGCAGCAGCCATGGCTGCTCGATCTCACCGTCGCGGGCGGCCACACGGCCGTCATCGGCGGCCCCCAGTCCGGCAAGACCACCCTGCTGCGCACCCTCGCCCTCTCCCTGGCCCTCACACACACCCCGTACGACGTCGCCGTCTACGGCCTGGACCTGGTCGGTGGCGGACTGTCCGCCCTGGCCGGGCTACCGAACGTCGGCGGGATCGCCGGGCGCGCCGACCACGAACGAGCCGCCCGCACAGTGGCCGAGGTACGCGCCATGCTGGCCGAGCGCGAGGAACTCTTCCGCGAACACGGCATCGACTCCGTGGACCAGCTGCGCCACCTGCGTGCCAAGGGCCGGCTGCCGCAGCTCGGCTCCACCGACATCGTGCTACTCATCGACGGATTCGGCGCCCTGCGCGACGAGTTCGCCGACCTCGACGACGCCGTAGCCGACCTGCTCAAGCGCGGCGGCGGGTACGGGATCCACATCGTCTCCGCCATGCTGCGCTGGAACGACGTCCGCATCGCCACCCAGTCCATGTTCGGCACCCGCGTCGAACTCCGCCTCAACGACCCGGCCGACTCGTCCATCGACCGCAAACTGTCCGAGACCCTCTCCGCAGACACCCCCGGCCGAGTCCTGACCGACACCAAGCTCTTCGCACAGGTCGCACTGCCCCGCATCGACAGCAATCCGCACACAGGCGACCTCGCAGCCACCCTCGAGCGGACCGCCCGCACGATCCGCGCCAGCTGGCACGGCGACCTTGCCGCCCCGATCCGGGTACTCCCCACACGGCTCCCCGCGGCGAAACTCCCGCCCCTGACCACAGAGCCCAAGAAAACCCCCATCGGCGTGGACCAGGACACGCTCGCCCCCGTCCTGCTGGACCTGTTCGAGACCGAGCAGCACCTGCTGATCCTGGGCGACAACGAGTGCGGCAAGACCAACCTGCTGAAGCTCATCGCCGCCTAGCTCACCGCTCGCTACGCGGACGACCAGCTGGTCTTCGGCATCTTCGACCCACGCCGAGGCCTGCGCGGCGCCGTTCCCGAACCCTACCGCGGCGGCTACGCCCACAACGCGAATCTGGCCACCGCTCTGGCCAGCGGCATCGCCACCGAACTGGAGAAACGCCTGCCCGAGACGGCGGACCCGGACGCGCTCACCACCGAACCCGCCTTCACCGGCCCGCGGATCGTCATCCTCGTCGACGACTACGACATCCTCACCACCGCAGGCCAGCAGCCCCTGGCCCCGTTCCTGCCGTACGTCTCCTCGGCCCAGGACATCGGCCTGCACTTCGTCATCACCCGCCGCGTCGCCGGATCCTCCCGCGCCCTGTACGAACCACTGCTGACCACCCTGCGCGAAACCGGCACCGCAGCCCTCGTCATGACCGGCGACCGCACCGAAGGCCAGCTCTTCCCCGGCCTCTACGCCTCCACGCAGCCACCCGGCCGCGGCACCCTGGTCCGCCGCGGCCGCCCCCACCAGCTCATCCAGACCGCCCTCGCAGACGCAGCAGAAGAAGAGACCGAGCAGTCGTGACCAAGGACGTCATCGCCCTCACACCGAAGATGCCGGACCTGCGCACGCTTCTCGCTGGCCTCTACGCAGGCGGCCCCGACCTCGGCGTGAACACCCTGGCCGACGGCGCCGTCATCCAGCTCTGCGCCCCCGACGGCCGTCCCCTGGTCTCCGTCGAAGCCCCCCTCCTCATCCAGATACCCGGCGAAACGACCCGCCTCCTCGGCCCCGGCCTCCCGGACAGCCCGGTCTGGTGGACCGAGGCCCGCGCCTCCACCGCCGTCGCGGAGGGCGGGCAGCTGGCGGGCTCCTTCGCCGGACGCCTCGCCACCGTCCTCAACGGATCGGTCTGGCCCCCGGAAGCTGCCTCCACCGACGTCGTCCCACTCAACTCCGACATCACCGCGATCCCCGCCCCGCCCACGTCAGCCCCGGCTGTGGACGTCCTCACCGCCAAGACGGCCGTGGTCATCCAAGACCGACCCGTCGTCGCCATGACCAGCTGGCTCTCCGACGCCCTGCGCGCAACCACCGGCAACGAACGCGCCCTGCAGATCGTCACACCACCGACCACCCGCCTCACCCTGCCCACCCGTACCGCGCTACGCGGCCACCCCAACCGCTGGGTCATCCACGACCCCGACTACGGCTACTACGACGGCCTCTCCGGCGCCGCACTGCACTGGCACGGCGGCACCTTCACGACCACCCTCGACGAGAACGACTCGGCCTGCGTCGCCGAAACCTTCAAGACCGCCACCAGCACCGGCGAACGCCAGCTCATCCTCTCCCTGCACACCCGGCACCCCGCCGACGAAGACCTCATCCTCGGCCGCGCCCTGGAAACCGCCTGGCAAACCCTCACCGGTGCTCCACCCGCCGGCTGGAGCACCGCCGAACCCGTCAACCTCCCCTGGTCCACCCGCCAGCTGACCGACCTCGCCCGCAACCGGGCCCCCCGGCCGACCTGGCTGATCGCCATCGGCCACCCCGACCACCCAGCCCTGGCCACCATCAGCGTCACCCGCACCCTCGCCGGCATCGAGGAAGACATCACCCTCACCCTCGGCTACGGCCAAGACGAGACGCCACCCCTCGACACGCTCGAGCCCCTCGCCAAGGCCCTGACCACAGAGCACGGCCTGTCCACCATGCTCACCTCACTCCGGGCCGCCCGCCAAGACCTGACCGTGCCCCCGCACTTCGAAACTCCCCCCATTCCCGTCTCCTTCACGCTGGGCACCGAAGCGATCAAGGACATCGGCCTCACCCACGCCCTCCACCCACCCCTCAACCTCACCCCCGTCCGACTCGGCCCCGTCGGCGAGCCATCCCTCCACTACCCGCTCGGCGACGGCACCGACGCCCATGCCTGGACCACGCTCCAGCAACTCAACCGGCACCTGAGAAGAGCATGAGCAGCCCAGGGCGTCGGCGTGAGAAGCCGTATCTCAACTGATCTTGGAACGTGTGGGGCGAACAGGGGTCCTGGATGGGTGGTCTTCCGGTGGTACGCGCATGAAGGCAGGGCCTCTCGGTAGCTCGGGGACGCGACCGGGATCGTCGTGGCCCTTGCCGGGGACCCCGCCCGCGCAACAACTCCTCATCCCTGTCCGTGCCTCCCAGCCTCCCAGCCGCCATCGACAACGCGGGCTTGCCCAGGGTCGGGGCCCTGACGCGGTCGTTCCCACGGTCAGGGCCCCCAATGGCAGACGAGTCGGCTGTCCGCCGGGCTCAGTGCAGCATCATCAGCGCGCACGGGGAGGGTCAGTTGACGCCCCGGTCACGATCCGCCCAGTACGGCTCCCGCAGCTTGAACTTCTGGATCTTCCCCGTCGCCGTCCGCGGGATGGCATCCCGGAACTCCACGCTCGTCGGCGCTTTGTATCCCGTCATCCGCTCCTTGCAGTGCGCGATGATCTCGGCCTCGCTCACCGCCGCGCCCTCGGCCGGCACCACCAGCGCCTTGATCGTCTCGCCCCACTTCTCGTCCGGCACCCCGATCACCGCCACCTCCGCCACCTCCGGGTGACTGAAGATCGTGTCCTCCACCTCGATCGACGACACGTTCTCGCCGCCCGTGATGATCACGTCCTTCTTGCGGTCGGAGATCGTCAGGTGACCGTCCGCCTCGTCGACGGTGCCGCCGTC
The genomic region above belongs to Streptomyces marianii and contains:
- a CDS encoding pore-forming ESAT-6 family protein → MGQNQDRRSYDTGASTDVQGSLQTVIGNLERVLGDRDRAVKAAMADYQADGVSDEYHGKEVRWNRAANEVRNIIRLVRTTLEQNDSTAQTTLARARAAVDSIG
- a CDS encoding DUF6507 family protein; this encodes MPAWDISSSGVEFVTSLVKDAMDDVAEDVKSYGTNVESAAASAGTISGADGGAGPTGAIGAALALFVERTAADVTFLGARAAKSVNGAREATAYYVLGDLDMAATSQHKALAAPKVDLPGAGGKQGGGR
- a CDS encoding immunity 49 family protein, with the protein product MVTSIPRHDYPTDSAAEGLAVLKETASWVLGELEEPDDIGRAQALDTSLTLAQSHCAVDPTATKFDTWEAWVTAMQVGSALFASATAAEGPVPCRIEVGGEVRDLPATGPQPYLHAGAWITSFYLAAICRENQRAEELARVPVSFLRESGAVFDEYVYAWVETLQSFWFGREDTWDKLVTAVNGTDPEVARVADKELMLKILYPPLELFHRYLRRDAAQFNAAMVDALTWHKEYWSGNESRAMSSDGLVALGPLAIACMARDADMPIEVESEYLPKELLEFGWAGEVDT
- the eccCb gene encoding type VII secretion protein EccCb; this encodes MSVMVGQLATAAPPVRRIWLPPLPNTVTLDTAAGPLQADTKGLRLTRRDAPMRIPLGILDDPAKQWQQPWLLDLTVAGGHTAVIGGPQSGKTTLLRTLALSLALTHTPYDVAVYGLDLVGGGLSALAGLPNVGGIAGRADHERAARTVAEVRAMLAEREELFREHGIDSVDQLRHLRAKGRLPQLGSTDIVLLIDGFGALRDEFADLDDAVADLLKRGGGYGIHIVSAMLRWNDVRIATQSMFGTRVELRLNDPADSSIDRKLSETLSADTPGRVLTDTKLFAQVALPRIDSNPHTGDLAATLERTARTIRASWHGDLAAPIRVLPTRLPAAKLPPLTTEPKKTPIGVDQDTLAPVLLDLFETEQHLLILGDNECGKTNLLKLIAA
- a CDS encoding DUF6177 family protein; protein product: MTKDVIALTPKMPDLRTLLAGLYAGGPDLGVNTLADGAVIQLCAPDGRPLVSVEAPLLIQIPGETTRLLGPGLPDSPVWWTEARASTAVAEGGQLAGSFAGRLATVLNGSVWPPEAASTDVVPLNSDITAIPAPPTSAPAVDVLTAKTAVVIQDRPVVAMTSWLSDALRATTGNERALQIVTPPTTRLTLPTRTALRGHPNRWVIHDPDYGYYDGLSGAALHWHGGTFTTTLDENDSACVAETFKTATSTGERQLILSLHTRHPADEDLILGRALETAWQTLTGAPPAGWSTAEPVNLPWSTRQLTDLARNRAPRPTWLIAIGHPDHPALATISVTRTLAGIEEDITLTLGYGQDETPPLDTLEPLAKALTTEHGLSTMLTSLRAARQDLTVPPHFETPPIPVSFTLGTEAIKDIGLTHALHPPLNLTPVRLGPVGEPSLHYPLGDGTDAHAWTTLQQLNRHLRRA